TTCATTTCACTTGACGCTCGAAGCTGACCCCGGATTTAGGAAAACCTAACTAGTCAGTAGTTAGCCGTCTGCTCCTGCTTCAGTGCCCTCCAGCCGATATCTCGCCTGAAGAATCCTTCCGGCCAGTCGACGACATCCACCGCATCGTACGCTCTCGACCTCGCTTCTTCGATGTCCTTGCCCTTCGCAGTGACGCCAAGAACTCGGCCTCCGACAGCTACAAGGTTGCCGTCTCCATCCAAAGCTGTTCCAGCATGGAATATCTTGACAGCCGGAGAAACCTGCTCGGCCTTGTCCATGTTTTTTATTACGGTGCCTTTCTTATAAGAGCCAGGGTATCCTTCGCTCGCCATCACAACCACCATCGCGATTTCAGGCGACCAGGTTAGCGAAACCTTGCCCAGTTCGCCTCTGCATGCGGATAGCAGGACTTGTGCAAGATCAGACTCCAATCTCATCATCAAAACCTGACACAAAGGAAAGGAATTAATAAATTATTGCAGTACAGTCAGAATTTGCTGGAAAAACAAAATGTAAACAGGTAAACTAGGAGAATTCAGAAACATACTAAAAATGCGGTAAGACATTATGTTGTGTACTTCAGAAGCACGATAGCTCATGTGATAATTTTCAAAAAATCGCATCAGCTATCAAATATTTATAAATGCCTACCAAACTTAACAACGGCATATTGGACTGAACTGTGAGTTTAAAGTTGCATCATTAATTTAAAAATCATATGCCTAAGCAGACAGCTAAAAATTGAAGATCCCACAAATGTCAGCAAAATTGACTGAACTTCTGGAATTACATGAAACAATAGAACAGCAAGAGGTGGCACAGATAATTGAAGAAATAAATAGCAAGCAAGTTCCAAAAGAAGAAAGCTTGAGCAGTGAACAAAAGCAGGCTGCACTGCTTCTGTGTCGCAAGTAAATGAACATGAGAATAAGACACAAAGTTCAGATGGCATTTCTAAGGCACTCACTCTGTTACAAATATACATTATTTTGGACATGAGCACATTCTACAAGATGTACCTCTGAATGCCGATTTCTCATGTCATAGACTACAATATGTTACTAAAAAATCACTTGACCAACAAGCTCTAAAGCATGAGAACTTTATTAAGGCATCACTAAAGAAAGTATGAAGAGAACTTCATTAGGGCAAGTATGAGGACAAACCCCGTTAGGAAGGAGTTCAACAACATTGCATTCTATTGTGATATTGTCCAGCCTCATCAAGAATATTTTGATCATACTGTGACTAAAAAAAATGTAATGCTTGAATTGGGAAATATAAATATCTAAAGAGAAACTGACAGATAATCACTAACCTGGCATTCTGGGTCCCCAAATCGCACATTATATTCAATAAGCTTAGGCAGCCCAGATTTCTTCTCTATCATAAGCCCGGCATATAACACACCAACAAACTTGCATCCTTCAGCAGCCATACCTTTAACAGTTGGAATAATTATAGTTTCCATGATCACGCTCTTAAGCTCTTCGGTCACTATTGGCGCAGGGGAGTATGCACCCATGCCACCCGTGTTTGGACCAGTATCACCATCTCCAACTCTTTTGTGATCCTGTGCTGATTCAAGTGGCAAAGCATTTTCTCCATCTACTAATGCAAAGAAAGAGGCTTCTTCGCCCTCCAGATACTCCTCAATGACGACCCGTGAACCAGCAGAACCAAATGACTCGTCAACCATCATAGAGTTAATTGCTTCGAAGGCCTCATCCAAAGTCATAGCAACAACGACGCCCTTTCCAGCTGCCAATCCATCAGCTTTGACAACAATAGGGGCCCCTTGATTCTTGATGTACTCTTTAGCTTTTGCAGGATCCGTGAATGTGCTATACTACATGATAGAGAGAAGAGTACTGGTATTAGCTTCAATTGTATGCCTTAACATCTGAATCTACAGTAAGTATCAACAAAGAGGAGTATCAATTTCACTGTTTTCTGCTAAAGTGATTTCACAGTCCTTTTCTGCAGTAATAAGATGACTTCATTTCAAAAAGCAATCTGCCTTTAGAGGGATAtcaaattatcaacaatgacttATGAACTATGGTTGGAAATAATGCAGTCACACAATGTTTGTCCAGCAGAAAGTAACAGTTCATTGCATAGCTTCTGTATACTTAGTAGCAGCAAATCGGCACAAAATAAACACGGTTAACAGCATTGCCTCAGGACGAACGAAATATTAATGCCTAAAACAATGTAACATTTCTCTTATGCAGGCATCTCGTGAAAACAAACCCCTGTGGACCCTGGAAAATGTAGTACTTAACACAAATGTAAACTGAATTACCTGAGCAGTCGGGATATTACACTTATCACACAGTCTCTTCATAAAGTCCTTTGACCCCTCTAATGCTGCAGCCTCTGATGAAGGACCAAACGTCGGTATCCCAGCTTTGACAAGGTCATTCGCAAGACCCGCAACGAGAGGACCTTCAGGACCCACTACCACCATTGCCACTCCCCTCTTGCGGCAGAACGATACAACAGCATCACTACTGGAAATGTCTAGGTCCGATATACAGATCGCATCCCTGGACTGAGCAATGCCAGCATTGCCAGGGGCGCATAAAACTGTCTCGCAAGAAGGCGAACGGGTCAAAGCATAACAGAGCGCATGCTCCCTTCCTCCACCACCAATGACGAGTACAGTTATCCTCCCTTCTGAAGAACAGAACAAGACAAAAAATTAGAACACTGGTGCTGCAATTTACATCAAACTGGCTGCTGGTGTTAACTAGAAGAAAGGTTTTGGGCAATGCATTTCGTCTCACGGCACATTAGAAATTGAGGTTTCATAACATAGAAAAGCATCATTCTTGTAACACcatggagttgttgaagaaatCACACCTAACTGACCAAAAATGTAATTTACCTACCAGCAACAACGGTCCCGTCCTCCGGCGAAGCTTTCGGGATTGAGCGCCATCTTTCTG
Above is a window of Triticum urartu cultivar G1812 unplaced genomic scaffold, Tu2.1 TuUngrouped_contig_4910, whole genome shotgun sequence DNA encoding:
- the LOC125528491 gene encoding phosphoribosylamine--glycine ligase — translated: MACAAYSIRGHLKLATGPGLDSNHLCGGWKPSVSWPVSRAWSSNVSNNAVQHVACHSHLSVRNSERWRSIPKASPEDGTVVAEGRITVLVIGGGGREHALCYALTRSPSCETVLCAPGNAGIAQSRDAICISDLDISSSDAVVSFCRKRGVAMVVVGPEGPLVAGLANDLVKAGIPTFGPSSEAAALEGSKDFMKRLCDKCNIPTAQYSTFTDPAKAKEYIKNQGAPIVVKADGLAAGKGVVVAMTLDEAFEAINSMMVDESFGSAGSRVVIEEYLEGEEASFFALVDGENALPLESAQDHKRVGDGDTGPNTGGMGAYSPAPIVTEELKSVIMETIIIPTVKGMAAEGCKFVGVLYAGLMIEKKSGLPKLIEYNVRFGDPECQVLMMRLESDLAQVLLSACRGELGKVSLTWSPEIAMVVVMASEGYPGSYKKGTVIKNMDKAEQVSPAVKIFHAGTALDGDGNLVAVGGRVLGVTAKGKDIEEARSRAYDAVDVVDWPEGFFRRDIGWRALKQEQTANY